CGGCGAAGCTGACAAGCCTTGACCATCTCGTGACGACGGCCGGCTTCTGGATTATTTCGATTCTGAGTCTGGTTTCGGTGTTCATCCTTTCCAACACCATCCGGATTACCATGTTTTCGCGCCGATTGGAAATCAGCGTGATGAAATCCGTGGGTGCAACGAACAGCTTCGTTCGGCTGCCGTTTGTTGTGGAGGGAATACTGATCGGCCTGTTCTCGAGCCTTCTGGCCAGTGGTTTACTGGCGCTGATCTACGACAAAACACTGAATACCATTACGAATATTGTCCCCTTCTTCCAGCCGCTACCGCTCGGGAGTGTAATGGGGCAGATTATATTGCTGTTTATTGCTGCGGGTGCCCTGTTCGGCGCGCTTGGCGGCGGTATTTCCATCAGTAAATATCTGAAGGGAGGAAATTCCATTGGCTGGTAAAGGCAAGCGCTCCGTTCTGGCGCTGGTGCTGGCGGTTATCGTCGCTTTTTCGTGGATTCCGTCCGGTGTGCAGGCCAGTTCCACGATCAATCAGCTCCAGCAGAAGCAGAACGAGCTGAAAAAGCAGCAGCAGGCTACTGCGTCAAAGCTCAAGCAGCTCAAGGCCGATAAGGCCAAACAGCAGGAGTATAAAAATACGCTGGATACCCAGGTGCAGAACGTGCAGAGCCAGATCGATACGCTCAATGCTCAGGTGACCGCTTTGGACGCGGACATTAAAGAGAAGGAATCGCAGATTGCGGAGAAGCAGAAGAGCATCGACGCCAACATTGAGCAGCTCAAGCAGCGTGTGCGCGCCATTTATCTGCTGGGGGAATCCTCACAGCTGGAAGTGATTCTCGGTGCGCAGGATGTGACGGATTTTCTCGATAAAACAGAGTTGGTGCGCTCGATTTCGCAGCATGACCAGCAGGTGATTCAGACGCTGAAAGCCGATATGGCCTCCATCAAAACCCAGAAGGAACAGATCGAGCAGAACCGGCAGAGCGTGGCGCAGGCCAAAAAGGATCTGGATACCAAAAACTCGGAGTTGACGGGGCTGCTGGCGGAAAGCTCGCGCGTTCTGACGGAAATTTCGGCCAACGTGGTTGACACCAATTCGGAAAATAACCGTCTGGCTGCCGAGCGCAAAAAGGTGGATGCCCAGGTGGATCAGTGGTACAAGGATTATTACGCCAGCATTAAGAATAATAACAACAACAATCAGGCCAGCGGCGGCTACGTGAGCAAGGGCCAGTTTACCTGGCCGGTTCCCGGTTATACTAAGCTAAGCTCCTATTGGGGTGATGGGCGCGGGCACAAGGGCATTGACATTGCCGGCTCGGGCATTTACGGCAAGGCAATCGTTGCGGCAGACAGCGGTAAGGTGATTCTTGCCAATCACAGCGGCTGGGGCGGAGGCTATGGACTTTGCGCTTACCTTGACCACGGCGGCGGATATTCCACCCGCTACGGCCACATGAGCAATGTGGTGGTCAACACCGGCGATGTAGTTAAAAAGGGCCAGGTGATCGGCTATGTGGGCAGTACCGGAGATTCTAGCGGGCCGCATCTGCATTTTGAGATCCGCGTGAACGGTGTTGCGCAGAACCCAATGAAGTGGTTCGGCTAAGCGAAGCAGGCGGTTGATTTCTTCCCCGGCCGAAGGCGGGGGAAGAAATCGCTGTTTTCACGTAAGGGTTCCTCTGAAAGCAATTTGACGATACCAAAAAGATAGAGGGAAGCATATGAGCAAAAAAGTGTCGCTCGGCGCAGCGGCGGCGATGTCTTTGGTAGCGGCCGCCATTACGGTTTCTCTAACGTATACCTTTGCGATGGGGCGCTTTAATGAAAAAGTGGCCGATGTGAACGAACGCCAGGCCATGTATACCAAGCTGAGTGAAATCGACCAAAAGGTAAGGCAGGATTATATTGAAAAAATTGGGGAGACCGGCCTGAACGACGGCATTGCCGCCGGTTATATGGCTGGGCTGGGCGATGCCGATGCAAAATATCTTTCTGCAGAAAAATATAAGAATTATCTCGGTTCCACCTCTAAAAAAGCAGTTGGCGTGGGTGTTCGCACCGTTCAGGATGCCGACGGGAATATGGAAGTGATTGAGGTGCTGCCCAACTCGCCGGCCAGCAAAGCCGGACTGCAAAAGGGAGATGTGATTCTTTCGCTGGACGGCAAAGAGGTCATTCGCCTGAGCTATGGCGAGGCTGTGAACAAGCTTGACGGCACTGTTGGCACCACGGTTAAGCTCGGCCTGCTGCGTAAGGTAACGGCAGACGGTAAGACTACTACGAAGCAAATGGATGTGACCGTTACCCGCGCCGAATACCAGCGCGTAACGGTTTCCTCTTCCGTGATCAACGGCAACGTGGGCTATATTGCGATTTCGGAGTTCCAAAGCTCCACAAAGGATCAGTTCGTTTCGGCAATCAACACCCTTACCGAGAAGAAGGTAGCTGGCCTTGTGGTTGATCTGCGCAACAATTCCGGCGGCAGCGTAGAGGTAATGGCCTCGGTACTCGACGAATTCCTGCCGGCGGTGAGTCTGGTGAGTTATGCCGACAAGAACGGCAAGATCACGGTGGAGTACAGCTCGAAATCCGGTGAGATCAATCTGCCAATCAGCGTGGTGGTTGACGCCAATACGTATGGCGCGGCGGAAATTTTTGCGGCAGACATTAAGGATTACAAAAAAGGCAAGCTGATCGGGGAAAAAACCGCGGGTCACGGTACCAAGGAGGAGATCATTCCCCTGTCCGACGGCTCGGCGATTCAGCTTTCCGTTGGCAATTATACCCGCATAGACGGGAAGACTTTCAACGGCACGGGTGTGGATGTGGATATGGCGGTCGAGATGACCCAGGAGCAGAAAGGTTTGCTGCTGCGCCGTTCCCTTACCGCGCTGGAGGATCCCCAGATTCAAACAGCCATAACCGCTCTGGTAGAGCAGGGGGCGGACGTGGAGCAGATTCCGGGTACCGACAGCGGCAACATGGAAGATACCGTGTCCGGTGCGGCTTCCTCCTCCGTGGCGGCCTCCAAATAAGCGTTGACAGACGCATACTTGTTCACTATAATAGATATATTGCGACGTATCGCCGGACAATTTAACACACGGAATCCTGAAAAACGGTGATTCTTCCATCGCCGAAGGCGGGGGAACAATCAATCCCGTTTCAATTTGTATGGCGATCGATTCACTCTGAAAAAGGTGGTAAGCAGCTGATGGCAAAGCAGGTCATTTTAACCCAGGAGGGCTTGGAGGCCCTTGAGCAGGAGTTGGAATATTTAAAGTCGGTAAAACGAAAAGAAGTTGCCGAAAAAATCAAGGTAGCTTTGTC
Above is a window of Faecalispora anaeroviscerum DNA encoding:
- a CDS encoding murein hydrolase activator EnvC family protein, producing MAGKGKRSVLALVLAVIVAFSWIPSGVQASSTINQLQQKQNELKKQQQATASKLKQLKADKAKQQEYKNTLDTQVQNVQSQIDTLNAQVTALDADIKEKESQIAEKQKSIDANIEQLKQRVRAIYLLGESSQLEVILGAQDVTDFLDKTELVRSISQHDQQVIQTLKADMASIKTQKEQIEQNRQSVAQAKKDLDTKNSELTGLLAESSRVLTEISANVVDTNSENNRLAAERKKVDAQVDQWYKDYYASIKNNNNNNQASGGYVSKGQFTWPVPGYTKLSSYWGDGRGHKGIDIAGSGIYGKAIVAADSGKVILANHSGWGGGYGLCAYLDHGGGYSTRYGHMSNVVVNTGDVVKKGQVIGYVGSTGDSSGPHLHFEIRVNGVAQNPMKWFG
- a CDS encoding S41 family peptidase; its protein translation is MSKKVSLGAAAAMSLVAAAITVSLTYTFAMGRFNEKVADVNERQAMYTKLSEIDQKVRQDYIEKIGETGLNDGIAAGYMAGLGDADAKYLSAEKYKNYLGSTSKKAVGVGVRTVQDADGNMEVIEVLPNSPASKAGLQKGDVILSLDGKEVIRLSYGEAVNKLDGTVGTTVKLGLLRKVTADGKTTTKQMDVTVTRAEYQRVTVSSSVINGNVGYIAISEFQSSTKDQFVSAINTLTEKKVAGLVVDLRNNSGGSVEVMASVLDEFLPAVSLVSYADKNGKITVEYSSKSGEINLPISVVVDANTYGAAEIFAADIKDYKKGKLIGEKTAGHGTKEEIIPLSDGSAIQLSVGNYTRIDGKTFNGTGVDVDMAVEMTQEQKGLLLRRSLTALEDPQIQTAITALVEQGADVEQIPGTDSGNMEDTVSGAASSSVAASK